One genomic segment of Chitinophaga parva includes these proteins:
- a CDS encoding phosphoglycerate mutase family protein, with protein MYAVRCTLYDFDPMYRLLPICLFALLAACQETAPPREAVPVAEDSTFLTGTFFVVRHAANYPGFDSTLTPEGQCQAGALARLLRDSAIDKIYFTHFKRSIATADSLRAALHTDTVFFNADSSGESLLYELTRHGDWGKRVLVIGHRPALLPMLRSFKARPPVDSVPENVYDELFTVYKKQDTVLCTVKTY; from the coding sequence ATGTACGCCGTACGTTGTACGCTGTACGATTTTGATCCTATGTACCGCCTCCTGCCCATATGCTTATTTGCCTTGCTCGCGGCCTGCCAGGAAACGGCCCCGCCGCGGGAGGCTGTGCCCGTGGCGGAGGATAGCACTTTCCTTACCGGCACCTTCTTCGTGGTAAGGCATGCGGCAAATTATCCCGGGTTCGATTCTACGCTTACCCCGGAAGGCCAATGCCAGGCCGGTGCGCTGGCCCGCCTGCTCCGCGATTCCGCCATCGACAAGATCTACTTCACCCACTTCAAGCGTTCCATCGCCACTGCAGACTCATTGCGTGCAGCGCTGCATACAGATACCGTGTTCTTTAATGCAGACAGCTCCGGCGAATCCCTGCTGTATGAGCTTACCCGCCATGGCGACTGGGGTAAACGGGTGCTCGTCATTGGTCACCGGCCTGCTTTGCTGCCCATGCTGCGCAGCTTCAAAGCCAGGCCCCCGGTGGATTCTGTGCCGGAGAATGTATACGATGAATTGTTTACTGTGTATAAGAAGCAGGACACGGTACTGTGCACCGTGAAAACGTACTAG
- the mgtE gene encoding magnesium transporter translates to MENEALLEKFEILLQERNFRELTVYLDDQLITDITELIREVPEQASTIINNLSISRAAAAFRILDFPDQEDVIKSLPAGKVAELLNELPADDRTAFLGELPSAALTELLKLLDPEERKITLSLLGYPETSVGRIMTPEFLSVQEQWTVRQVLDHIREHGKDSETIDVIYVVDSTGKLLDDFRIREFLLVSPDTAVNTLMDDRFVSLHVMDEQEEAIQVFRMENRVALPVVDDSGIMLGIVTIDDMLWIANEEHTEDVQRIGGTEALDEPYLDISLFKLVRKRAGWLVVLFLGEMLTATAMGVFENEIARFVTLSLFIPLIISSGGNSGSQASTLIIQAMALGEVTLAAWWRVMRREILSGLLLGSILGIVGFTRIMIWESIFHSYHGHGLLLGCVVGVSLVGVVLWGTLSGSMLPLVLKRLGADPATSSAPFVATLVDVTGLIIYFTVAWLLVFHGGTNAF, encoded by the coding sequence ATGGAAAACGAAGCCTTACTGGAAAAATTTGAAATACTCTTGCAGGAGCGCAACTTCCGGGAACTTACAGTGTACCTGGATGACCAGCTCATTACCGACATTACCGAACTGATTCGGGAAGTGCCGGAACAGGCTTCCACCATCATCAACAACCTGTCCATATCCCGCGCTGCAGCGGCTTTCCGCATCCTGGACTTCCCCGACCAGGAAGATGTCATCAAGTCGTTGCCCGCCGGTAAGGTAGCAGAACTGCTCAATGAATTGCCCGCGGATGACCGTACGGCCTTCCTGGGTGAACTGCCCAGTGCCGCGCTCACAGAGCTTTTGAAGCTGCTGGACCCTGAAGAACGCAAGATCACCCTTTCCCTGCTGGGATACCCTGAAACCAGTGTAGGCCGCATCATGACCCCGGAGTTCCTCTCCGTGCAGGAGCAATGGACGGTGCGCCAGGTGCTGGACCATATCCGCGAACATGGCAAAGATTCCGAGACCATTGACGTGATCTACGTGGTGGACAGTACGGGTAAATTATTGGACGATTTCCGCATCCGTGAGTTCCTGCTCGTATCGCCCGATACCGCAGTGAACACGCTGATGGACGACCGCTTTGTATCCCTCCATGTGATGGATGAACAGGAAGAAGCCATCCAGGTGTTCCGCATGGAAAACCGTGTAGCCCTTCCCGTGGTAGATGATTCCGGCATTATGCTGGGTATTGTGACCATTGATGATATGCTGTGGATAGCCAATGAAGAACACACCGAAGACGTACAGCGCATTGGTGGTACCGAAGCCCTGGATGAGCCTTACCTGGACATTTCCCTGTTTAAGCTGGTGCGCAAACGTGCCGGCTGGCTGGTGGTGTTGTTCTTAGGTGAAATGCTCACCGCCACGGCCATGGGCGTTTTTGAAAACGAGATCGCCCGCTTTGTAACCCTGTCCCTCTTCATCCCGCTCATCATTTCCAGTGGGGGCAACAGCGGCTCCCAGGCTTCTACCCTCATCATCCAGGCCATGGCCCTGGGCGAAGTGACCCTGGCAGCATGGTGGCGCGTAATGCGCCGCGAGATCTTATCCGGCCTGCTGCTGGGCAGCATCCTGGGTATTGTGGGCTTTACCCGCATCATGATCTGGGAATCCATCTTCCATAGCTACCATGGCCACGGCCTGTTGCTGGGCTGCGTGGTAGGCGTATCGCTGGTGGGCGTAGTGCTCTGGGGCACGCTTTCCGGTTCCATGCTTCCCCTTGTCCTTAAGCGCCTGGGTGCAGATCCCGCCACCTCCTCCGCTCCTTTTGTGGCCACCCTGGTGGACGTTACAGGCCTTATCATCTACTTTACGGTGGCCTGGCTCCTCGTGTTCCACGGGGGCACTAATGCATTTTAG
- a CDS encoding SET domain-containing protein: MKSKGRGRGVFTKERIASGTRIETSPVLVLSYDDTAIADKTKLHNYIFLWGARETRSCIALGYCSIYNHSYDPNCIYEMDFEAETMSIITRREIKKGEELFINYNGDPENTNPVWFDVRKK, translated from the coding sequence TTGAAGTCCAAGGGCAGAGGCCGTGGCGTTTTTACAAAAGAAAGAATTGCATCCGGTACCCGGATCGAAACGTCGCCAGTGCTGGTCCTGTCTTACGACGATACGGCCATTGCGGATAAAACCAAGTTGCATAACTACATCTTCCTTTGGGGAGCAAGAGAAACCCGTTCCTGCATAGCACTGGGCTACTGCTCCATCTACAACCACTCTTATGATCCGAACTGCATCTATGAGATGGACTTTGAAGCAGAGACCATGAGCATCATTACCCGCCGTGAGATCAAGAAAGGAGAAGAGTTGTTCATCAACTACAATGGAGACCCGGAGAATACCAACCCGGTTTGGTTTGATGTAAGGAAGAAATAA
- a CDS encoding MarR family winged helix-turn-helix transcriptional regulator: MPFYPSLGFLVFGSRLRRLSEYFLSEVNKVYEQQGIPFDASWFPVFYLLSRHQPLSLTAIADELEVSHSAISQLVTSLRKKGWVTTKASKEDGRRQEVMFTKKGQALLLQLEPVWEAVTAAMEQMAGEHAESRRILAGIAALEASLDEVSLSERISRHLSSYTQTTTA; this comes from the coding sequence ATGCCCTTCTATCCATCACTTGGGTTCCTCGTTTTTGGCAGCCGCCTGCGCCGCCTGAGCGAGTATTTCCTCTCCGAGGTCAATAAAGTTTATGAGCAGCAGGGCATTCCCTTTGATGCCAGTTGGTTCCCGGTCTTCTATCTGCTGTCCAGGCATCAGCCGCTGTCGCTCACAGCCATTGCAGATGAACTGGAAGTGTCACATTCCGCCATTAGCCAGCTGGTCACCAGCCTGCGGAAGAAGGGCTGGGTGACCACGAAGGCCAGTAAGGAAGACGGGCGGCGCCAGGAAGTGATGTTCACCAAAAAAGGCCAGGCCTTGCTGCTGCAACTGGAACCTGTGTGGGAAGCGGTAACGGCCGCCATGGAACAAATGGCCGGTGAGCATGCAGAAAGCCGCCGCATCCTGGCCGGCATCGCCGCCCTGGAAGCAAGCCTGGACGAGGTGTCCCTTTCTGAACGCATCTCCCGTCATCTTTCATCATACACCCAAACAACCACTGCTTAG
- the hutH gene encoding histidine ammonia-lyase, whose protein sequence is MQTFRYGTDTLSVGLALDLAEGRARGVLTPQVMDRIRQSKQYVDEIVSQHTTVYGINTGFGPLCDTKISEADTRALQYNILQSHCVGVGAPIPAMVAKLMLITKVQALAQGYSGVNPITLERICWHIDHDIIPLVPEKGSVGASGDLAPLSHLFLPLIGLGQVWYKGVQTPAAAVLQQEGLEPVVLGPKEGLALINGTQFILSFAVRAVQRLHNALEAADIIGALSLEGLMGTSKPFDPRLHAIRPFPGNQYVAHRLHALTAGSQIMYSHADCGRVQDPYSLRCMPQVHGASRTAWLHLKELTTIELNAVTDNPIIFSAEDTISGGNFHGQPLALPLDYATIAAAELGNISDRRCYMMIEGRFGLPKLLIADAGLNSGFMIPQYTTAALVTENKTLCFPASADSIPTSLGQEDHVSMGSISGRKLNQVIDNLEYILAIELLYAAQAVDFRRPLVSGPVLEAVHAYARQQVSFADKDRVFAYDIAALQKIIADQSLVRIADTVAAQHHITLNNASHEQFGLY, encoded by the coding sequence ATGCAAACATTCCGTTACGGCACTGATACGTTGAGCGTAGGCCTGGCCCTTGACCTGGCAGAAGGCCGCGCCCGGGGCGTGCTCACGCCCCAGGTGATGGACCGCATCCGCCAAAGCAAACAATACGTGGACGAGATCGTGTCCCAGCATACCACCGTGTATGGCATCAATACCGGCTTTGGCCCCCTCTGCGATACCAAGATCTCCGAAGCAGATACGCGCGCCCTGCAATACAACATCCTGCAAAGCCACTGTGTAGGTGTGGGCGCCCCCATTCCCGCAATGGTGGCAAAGCTCATGCTCATCACCAAGGTGCAGGCCCTGGCCCAGGGCTACTCCGGCGTAAACCCCATCACCCTGGAGCGTATCTGCTGGCATATTGATCATGACATTATTCCCCTGGTGCCGGAAAAAGGCTCTGTAGGGGCCTCCGGCGACCTGGCCCCTTTATCCCACCTTTTCCTGCCGCTCATTGGCCTGGGACAGGTTTGGTACAAAGGCGTGCAAACGCCCGCTGCTGCCGTGTTACAGCAGGAAGGGCTGGAGCCCGTGGTGCTGGGGCCCAAAGAAGGCCTGGCATTGATCAACGGTACCCAGTTCATTTTGTCCTTTGCAGTAAGGGCGGTGCAGCGCCTGCACAATGCCCTGGAAGCGGCAGACATCATAGGCGCCCTTTCCCTGGAAGGCCTTATGGGCACGTCAAAACCTTTTGATCCCAGGTTGCACGCCATCCGGCCGTTCCCGGGTAATCAATACGTGGCCCACCGCCTCCATGCCCTTACCGCTGGCTCGCAGATCATGTACTCCCATGCGGACTGTGGCCGCGTGCAGGACCCTTACTCCCTGCGTTGCATGCCCCAGGTACATGGCGCCTCCCGCACGGCCTGGCTGCACCTGAAAGAACTTACTACCATAGAGCTGAATGCCGTGACGGACAATCCCATCATTTTCAGCGCGGAAGACACCATCAGCGGGGGCAACTTCCACGGCCAGCCATTGGCCCTGCCCCTGGATTACGCCACCATAGCGGCTGCAGAGCTGGGCAATATCTCCGACCGCCGCTGCTACATGATGATCGAAGGCCGTTTTGGGCTGCCTAAACTGCTCATTGCGGATGCAGGCCTCAACTCCGGCTTCATGATCCCCCAGTATACCACGGCCGCATTGGTCACAGAAAATAAAACGCTTTGTTTCCCCGCCAGCGCAGACAGCATACCTACTTCCCTGGGCCAGGAAGACCATGTGTCTATGGGCTCCATCAGTGGCCGTAAGCTAAACCAGGTGATCGATAACCTGGAGTATATCCTGGCCATAGAACTGCTGTATGCCGCGCAGGCAGTGGATTTCCGCCGCCCGCTGGTATCCGGCCCCGTGCTGGAAGCGGTGCATGCATACGCCCGCCAGCAGGTAAGCTTTGCGGACAAGGACCGTGTATTTGCCTATGATATTGCCGCCTTGCAAAAGATTATTGCAGACCAGTCGCTGGTACGTATAGCCGATACCGTAGCCGCCCAACATCATATCACCTTAAACAATGCATCTCATGAACAGTTTGGACTTTATTAA
- the hutU gene encoding urocanate hydratase, which yields MNSLDFIKTYAAHPHYKAPRGMQLHAKSWQTEAPLRMLLNNLDAEVAENPDELVVYGGIGQAARNRDALQKIIEVLLTLDEEHSLLVQSGKPVGVVRTHPQAPRVMLANSNLVPKWATWEHFNELRAKGLMMYGQMTAGSWIYIGTQGILQGTYETFMECGRQHFGGNLEGKLLVTAGIGGMGGAQPLAATMAGAVFLGADVDASRLQKRIHTRYLDKMTHSYEEAIAWVKAAQASGTPLSVGLVSDAGDLLERLLKDNIIPDILTDQTSAHDPLNGYIPNGLSLEAAADLRKQDAAAYRALSIRSMARHVNFMLDLQAKGAVTFDYGNNLREFAKEGGAANAFNFPGFTPAYIRPLFCEGKGPFRWVALSGDPEDIYTTDRALMELFPENKALANWLTQAKEKIAFQGLPARICWLGMGEREKAGLLFNELVKTGKVKAPIVIGRDHLDCGSVASPNRETEAMKDGSDAVSDWPLLNLMANTGGGATWVSFHHGGGVGMGYSQHAGMVILADGTDRAKACLQRVLFNDPALGIFRHTDAGYEKAAEVGKQFGLQL from the coding sequence ATGAACAGTTTGGACTTTATTAAGACCTACGCGGCACACCCGCATTACAAAGCCCCGCGTGGCATGCAGCTGCATGCAAAGTCGTGGCAAACGGAGGCCCCCCTGCGTATGCTGCTCAATAACCTGGATGCGGAAGTGGCGGAGAACCCGGATGAACTGGTGGTGTACGGCGGCATAGGCCAGGCAGCGCGCAACCGCGACGCACTGCAAAAGATCATTGAAGTATTGCTTACGCTGGATGAAGAGCATTCTTTGCTGGTACAATCCGGCAAGCCCGTAGGCGTGGTACGTACCCACCCGCAGGCACCCCGCGTGATGCTGGCCAACAGTAACCTGGTGCCCAAGTGGGCCACCTGGGAGCACTTTAACGAGCTGCGCGCCAAAGGCCTCATGATGTACGGGCAAATGACCGCCGGCAGCTGGATCTACATCGGCACGCAAGGCATCCTGCAAGGCACGTATGAAACCTTCATGGAATGCGGCCGCCAGCACTTTGGGGGTAACCTGGAAGGTAAGCTGCTGGTCACGGCCGGCATAGGTGGTATGGGCGGTGCACAACCGCTGGCGGCCACTATGGCAGGCGCCGTGTTCCTGGGTGCAGACGTGGATGCTTCCCGCCTGCAAAAGCGCATCCATACCCGCTACCTGGACAAGATGACCCACAGCTATGAAGAAGCCATTGCCTGGGTAAAGGCGGCACAGGCCAGCGGCACGCCTTTGTCTGTAGGCCTGGTGAGCGATGCCGGCGACCTGCTGGAACGTCTGCTGAAAGACAATATCATTCCCGATATCCTCACGGACCAGACTTCCGCACACGATCCGCTGAATGGTTATATTCCCAATGGTCTTAGCCTGGAAGCCGCAGCAGACCTGCGTAAGCAGGATGCCGCCGCTTACCGTGCCCTGTCTATCCGCAGCATGGCCCGGCACGTGAATTTCATGCTGGACCTGCAGGCTAAAGGTGCTGTAACATTTGACTACGGCAATAACCTCCGAGAGTTTGCCAAAGAAGGTGGGGCAGCCAATGCCTTCAATTTTCCTGGTTTTACACCCGCCTATATCCGCCCGCTTTTCTGCGAAGGTAAAGGCCCCTTCCGCTGGGTGGCCCTTTCCGGTGATCCCGAAGATATTTATACCACAGACCGTGCATTGATGGAACTGTTCCCGGAGAACAAGGCCCTGGCCAACTGGCTTACACAGGCAAAGGAAAAGATCGCCTTCCAGGGGCTGCCGGCACGCATTTGCTGGCTGGGCATGGGAGAGCGGGAAAAGGCAGGACTGCTGTTTAACGAGCTGGTAAAAACAGGCAAGGTAAAAGCACCCATCGTAATAGGGCGTGACCACCTGGACTGTGGTTCTGTAGCCTCCCCCAACCGGGAAACGGAAGCGATGAAAGACGGCTCTGATGCCGTGTCCGACTGGCCTCTGCTCAACCTTATGGCCAATACTGGTGGCGGCGCCACCTGGGTATCTTTCCACCACGGCGGTGGCGTAGGCATGGGCTATTCCCAGCACGCCGGCATGGTGATCCTGGCAGATGGCACAGACCGTGCAAAGGCTTGCCTGCAAAGGGTGTTGTTCAATGACCCTGCGTTAGGTATTTTCCGTCATACAGATGCGGGTTATGAGAAAGCCGCGGAAGTGGGCAAACAATTCGGCCTTCAACTTTAA
- the hutI gene encoding imidazolonepropionase gives MQLIGPFIQILPLTDMPIRGPLGERHLRIMEHGGLLVAAGRVVDVGGYQDMKAQYPDAELHFIDTPQVLLPGFIDCHTHICFSGTRSRDYSMRIEGQSYLDIARAGGGIWSSVTQTRAASQEELAALVVQRANRHLQEGVTTIEVKSGYGLNAAQELKMLRAIRDAGVHTKASLVSTCLAAHLVPKDFEGDEKAYLEWIIADLLPQVQQERLSNRVDIFIEQTAFSPAAAMPFLEAAASLGFDLTVHADQFTAGSAQLAVAVHARSADHLEASDDAAIRALGGADTVAVVLPGASLGLGMQYAPARRLLDAGAILAIASDWNPGSAPMGDLLMQAAVLSAAEKLSAAEVLAGLTIRAAHALGLEDRGVLRYGWFADMQSYPCADYRDILYYQGKMKPQHVWKEGILVK, from the coding sequence ATGCAACTGATCGGTCCTTTTATACAGATCCTGCCACTAACGGATATGCCTATACGTGGCCCGCTGGGTGAACGTCATTTACGCATCATGGAGCACGGTGGCCTGCTGGTAGCGGCCGGGCGGGTGGTGGATGTGGGCGGCTATCAGGATATGAAAGCACAGTACCCGGATGCGGAGCTGCATTTTATTGACACGCCCCAGGTGCTGCTGCCCGGCTTCATCGACTGCCACACGCACATCTGCTTCAGCGGTACGCGCAGCCGTGATTACAGCATGCGCATTGAAGGCCAGTCATACCTGGACATAGCCCGCGCGGGTGGCGGTATCTGGAGCTCCGTAACCCAGACACGGGCGGCGTCGCAGGAAGAACTGGCGGCCCTGGTGGTACAGCGGGCCAACCGTCACCTGCAGGAAGGCGTGACCACGATAGAAGTAAAAAGCGGTTATGGGCTCAATGCAGCGCAGGAGTTGAAAATGCTGCGCGCTATCCGCGATGCAGGCGTGCATACCAAGGCATCGCTGGTAAGTACCTGCCTGGCCGCCCACCTGGTGCCCAAAGATTTTGAGGGCGATGAAAAGGCCTACCTGGAGTGGATCATCGCAGACCTCTTGCCACAGGTACAGCAGGAAAGGCTCAGTAACCGCGTGGATATTTTTATAGAGCAAACCGCTTTCTCCCCCGCAGCCGCCATGCCTTTCCTGGAGGCCGCCGCCAGCCTGGGTTTTGACCTTACGGTGCATGCAGACCAGTTTACCGCCGGCAGTGCGCAACTGGCCGTGGCGGTGCATGCACGGAGTGCAGATCACCTGGAAGCCAGTGATGACGCGGCTATCCGGGCACTGGGTGGTGCAGATACGGTAGCGGTCGTGCTGCCGGGGGCTTCATTGGGCCTGGGTATGCAGTACGCGCCGGCACGCCGCCTGCTGGATGCGGGTGCCATCCTGGCCATTGCCAGCGACTGGAATCCCGGCTCTGCCCCCATGGGTGACCTGTTGATGCAAGCCGCAGTACTAAGCGCGGCAGAAAAGCTGTCCGCAGCAGAAGTGCTGGCAGGCCTTACCATCCGCGCGGCACATGCCCTGGGCCTGGAAGACCGGGGCGTACTGCGTTACGGCTGGTTTGCCGATATGCAATCTTACCCTTGTGCAGATTACCGCGACATTCTTTATTACCAGGGTAAAATGAAGCCGCAGCACGTTTGGAAAGAGGGTATCTTGGTGAAATAA
- the hutG gene encoding formimidoylglutamase yields MKHYRPPQAWTGRIDGFSAPYLRWHQVVLPVDLRQQALPPLATGEKGLALLGFACDEGVRRNKGRVGAVKGPQALRSACASLPMHFTGEFRLVDAGDVTCEDGDLEAAQATLERAVQSLLEAGYRPLLLGGGHEIMYGHACGVQQFLEAKALHNTPHTSDVQQAVKAMPTLGFINFDAHFDIREPDAAGPSSGTGFWQLATESQAAGRPFRYLALGIQPMGNTQALFQLAHTHRVEYVIADAFHFSKTELTLKTIRNFIAGVDHIYFTTCLDVFSAANAPGVSAPAPNGILPTGLALQCYRQILQCGKVISTDIAELNPGYDSDNRTAKLAAALVFETASAYLGLVY; encoded by the coding sequence ATGAAACACTACCGTCCCCCACAGGCCTGGACCGGCCGCATAGATGGCTTTTCCGCGCCTTACCTGCGCTGGCACCAGGTGGTATTGCCGGTGGACCTGCGCCAGCAAGCATTGCCCCCGCTGGCAACCGGAGAGAAAGGGCTGGCTTTACTGGGCTTTGCCTGTGATGAAGGCGTGCGTCGCAACAAAGGCAGGGTGGGTGCTGTGAAAGGCCCACAGGCCTTGCGCAGCGCCTGCGCCAGCCTGCCGATGCACTTCACCGGCGAATTCCGCCTGGTAGATGCAGGCGATGTTACCTGTGAAGACGGGGACCTGGAAGCCGCACAGGCCACGCTGGAACGTGCCGTACAATCCTTGCTGGAAGCGGGTTACAGGCCGCTGTTGCTGGGTGGTGGGCATGAGATCATGTACGGCCATGCCTGCGGCGTGCAGCAGTTCCTGGAAGCAAAGGCCTTGCACAACACCCCCCATACCTCGGATGTACAACAAGCCGTGAAGGCCATGCCCACGCTGGGCTTCATCAATTTTGACGCACATTTTGACATCCGGGAGCCGGATGCCGCAGGGCCCAGTTCCGGCACGGGTTTCTGGCAGCTGGCCACGGAAAGCCAGGCCGCCGGCCGCCCTTTCCGCTACCTGGCATTGGGCATCCAGCCCATGGGCAATACCCAGGCCCTCTTCCAGCTGGCCCATACCCACCGGGTGGAGTACGTGATAGCAGATGCATTCCATTTTTCAAAAACGGAACTAACGTTAAAGACTATACGTAACTTTATAGCCGGCGTAGATCATATTTATTTTACTACCTGCCTGGATGTATTCAGTGCTGCAAATGCGCCGGGGGTAAGCGCCCCGGCCCCCAATGGTATTCTGCCCACCGGGCTGGCCCTGCAGTGTTACCGGCAGATCCTCCAGTGTGGTAAAGTGATCAGCACGGATATTGCGGAGCTGAATCCCGGTTATGACAGCGATAACCGCACGGCCAAGCTGGCCGCGGCCCTGGTGTTTGAAACGGCCAGTGCTTATCTTGGGCTGGTGTATTGA
- the purU gene encoding formyltetrahydrofolate deformylase, producing MKATYQFTGRLLICCADRPGIVARVSQFLYALGANILDASQHSTDPREGLFFMRMEFHLENSTSDRHAFEASFAESVANPMQMDWRIDYPDHRKRMGIFVSAYDHCLQELLWRWRSGELKVDIPLVISNHESLRAEVESFDIPFHYLPVTKENKAEQEAQALALLANTGIDFIVLARYMQILSPTVVERMPGRIINIHHSFLPAFAGARPYLNAYTRGVKLIGATAHYVTNELDEGPIIEQDVARVSHRHSVEDLVMLGKDIERQVLTRAVKAHVDDRVIVHGNKTIVF from the coding sequence ATGAAAGCCACTTACCAATTCACGGGCCGCCTGCTGATCTGCTGTGCAGACAGGCCGGGCATTGTAGCGCGCGTGTCTCAGTTCCTATACGCCCTGGGCGCCAATATCCTGGACGCCAGTCAACATAGTACCGATCCCCGCGAGGGGCTTTTCTTCATGCGCATGGAATTCCACCTGGAAAACAGTACCAGCGACCGCCACGCGTTTGAAGCTTCCTTTGCCGAAAGTGTAGCAAATCCCATGCAAATGGATTGGCGCATTGACTACCCGGACCACCGCAAGCGCATGGGCATCTTTGTATCTGCCTACGACCACTGCCTGCAGGAACTGCTGTGGCGCTGGCGTAGCGGGGAGCTGAAGGTGGATATACCCCTGGTGATCTCCAACCACGAAAGCCTGCGGGCGGAGGTGGAAAGCTTTGACATTCCCTTCCACTACCTGCCGGTAACCAAAGAAAATAAAGCGGAGCAGGAAGCCCAGGCACTGGCCCTGCTGGCCAATACGGGCATCGATTTCATTGTACTGGCACGTTACATGCAGATCCTCTCCCCCACCGTGGTGGAGCGTATGCCAGGCCGCATCATCAATATCCATCACTCTTTCCTGCCGGCCTTCGCGGGCGCCAGGCCTTACCTCAATGCGTACACCCGCGGTGTAAAGCTCATTGGCGCCACAGCGCATTATGTAACCAATGAACTGGACGAAGGGCCTATCATTGAACAGGACGTGGCCCGGGTAAGCCACCGTCACTCCGTGGAAGACCTGGTCATGCTGGGCAAGGATATAGAGCGCCAGGTGCTCACCCGCGCGGTGAAGGCGCACGTGGATGACCGGGTGATCGTGCATGGCAATAAGACCATCGTATTTTAA
- a CDS encoding metallophosphoesterase family protein, which produces MKKIGLLSDTHSYLHPLVQRHFAAVDEIWHAGDLGDSATADALEALGKPFRAVWGNIDGPELRQRYPETQRFTVEGVDVMMTHIGGYPGKYAPGIRAQLLQHPPKLFICGHSHILKVMPDPQLGLLHMNPGACGIQGWHKVKTLLRFVVDSGNIKDLEVIELPK; this is translated from the coding sequence ATGAAAAAGATAGGCCTGCTTTCGGATACCCATAGCTATCTGCATCCACTGGTACAGCGGCACTTTGCCGCGGTGGATGAAATATGGCATGCCGGCGACCTGGGAGATTCCGCCACGGCAGACGCCCTGGAGGCCCTGGGCAAGCCTTTCCGTGCGGTATGGGGCAATATAGACGGGCCGGAACTGCGACAGCGCTACCCCGAAACCCAGCGCTTTACCGTGGAAGGTGTGGACGTGATGATGACCCATATAGGTGGTTACCCCGGTAAATATGCGCCGGGCATCCGCGCCCAGCTGCTGCAACATCCGCCCAAACTCTTTATCTGCGGGCATTCCCACATCCTCAAAGTAATGCCCGATCCCCAACTGGGCCTCCTGCATATGAATCCCGGGGCATGTGGCATACAGGGCTGGCACAAGGTAAAAACGTTGCTGCGCTTCGTGGTGGACAGTGGTAATATCAAGGACCTGGAGGTGATAGAATTGCCGAAATGA